The following coding sequences are from one Nicotiana tomentosiformis chromosome 3, ASM39032v3, whole genome shotgun sequence window:
- the LOC104103867 gene encoding large ribosomal subunit protein eL21z/eL21y: protein MPAGHGLRSRTRDSFSRAFRKKGVIPLSTYLRIFKVGDYVDVKVNGAVHKGMPHKFYHGRTGRVWNVTKRAVGVEVNKQVRNKILRKRIHVRIEHVQLSRCTEEVKERIKKNDQLKAKAKARGEVISTKRQPQGPKPGFMVEGATLETVTPIPYDVVNDLKGGY, encoded by the exons ATGCCGGCCGGCCATGGATTAAGGTCTCGGACGAGGGATTCATTCTCTCGCGCCTTCAGAAAGAAGGGAGTAATCCCTCTTTCCACCTACCTCAGGATCTTCAAAGTCGGTGACTATGTTGATGTCAAAGTGAACGGCGCCGTTCACAAGGGCATGCCCCACAAGTTCTACCATGGCCGTACTGGACGCGTCTGGAACGTTACCAAGCGCGCTGTTGGTGTCGAAGTCAACAAACAG GTTCGTAACAAAATCCTCCGAAAGAGGATCCATGTGAGGATTGAGCATGTTCAACTTTCCCGGTGCACCGAAGAAGTCAAGGAAAGAATCAAGAAGAATGATCAGCTAAAGGCCAAGGCTAAGGCTAGGGGTGAGGTCATCAGCACAAAGAGGCAACCTCAAGGACCCAAACCAGGGTTCATGGTTGAAGGTGCTACTTTGGAAACTGTTACTCCCATACCATATGATGTGGTCAACGATTTGAAGGGAGGCTATTGA